CGCGCGAAACCGCCGTAGCTCTCGCGCAGCGCGACGATCCGTTGCGCGTTCTCGATCGCGGCGTCGACCTTGAGTCGGTTGCGCACGATCCCTTCGTCGGCGAGCAGGCGCGCGCGCTCGCGCCGCCGATAGCCCGCCACCCGCTCGACGTCGAAGCCGTCGAAGGCCTTGCGAAAGGCCGTGCGCTTGCGCAGCACGGTCAGCCACGAGAGCCCGGCCTGATTTATCTCCAGCACCAGCCGCTCGAACAACGCGCGCTCCGAGCGCACCGGGAAGCCGTACTCGCGGTCGTGATAGGGGCCGTGAAAGGGATGGCCCGGCGCGATATCGCAGTAGCTCACGCGAACATCACCGGCAACACAGCTTGTCCACGACCTTAAGAATTCCGCCAACGCCGGCCTCCAGCGCTGCGCGCCCGACGCTCTCATCGGGCTTGTGCGCCTGTTCGAGGTCGCCAGGTCCACACAGCAGCGGCACCATCCCCGCCCCGGCGAACCATCCGCCGTCGGTCACGTAGGGCGCGCCGCCG
This region of Candidatus Binataceae bacterium genomic DNA includes:
- a CDS encoding DNA-3-methyladenine glycosylase I, translated to MSYCDIAPGHPFHGPYHDREYGFPVRSERALFERLVLEINQAGLSWLTVLRKRTAFRKAFDGFDVERVAGYRRRERARLLADEGIVRNRLKVDAAIENAQRIVALRESYGGFARWLDAHHPLDKAEWVKLFKRTFVFTGGEITGEFLLSTGYLAGAHEERCPVYVRIARLNPPWMRRSPSGKQGLLPAP